Proteins from a single region of Sesamum indicum cultivar Zhongzhi No. 13 linkage group LG5, S_indicum_v1.0, whole genome shotgun sequence:
- the LOC105162070 gene encoding kirola-like isoform X1, translating into MGLTGKLVAAIEFKAGGDVFHELFRHKPHHVSTTSPGKVQGCDLHEGEFGHVGSIICWKYTHDGKEKIAKQLIQTINEEKKLIEFKMLEGDLMEEYKTFLITLHIETKDGIDLVTWTLEYEMLNDDVGHPISLLSFIIDLTKDIETHHINKP; encoded by the exons ATGGGGTTAACTGGTAAGCTGGTAGCTGCAATAGAGTTCAAGGCTGGAGGAGACGTGTTTCATGAGCTGTTCAGGCACAAGCCCCACCATGTTTCCACAACCAGCCCTGGGAAAGTGCAAGGATGTGATTTGCATGAGGGTGAGTTTGGGCATGTTGGTTCCATCATTTGCTGGAAGTACACTCATG ACGGGAAAGAGAAAATTGCGAAACAACTGATTCAAACCATCAACGAAGAGAAGAAGTTGATCGAATTCAAGATGCTGGAAGGAGATCTGATGGAGGAATACAAAACCTTCCTTATAACACTGCACATCGAGACTAAGGACGGCATTGATTTGGTTACATGGACATTGGAGTATGAGATGCTGAACGACGATGTCGGGCACCCTATCTCCTTGCTATCCTTCATCATCGACCTCACTAAGGACATCGAAACTCATCACATCAACAAACCCTAA
- the LOC105162070 gene encoding kirola-like isoform X2, with protein sequence MGLTGKLVAAIEFKAGGDVFHELFRHKPHHVSTTSPGKVQGCDLHEGEFGHVGSIICWKYTHDGKKKTAKQLIQKIDEGKKLIEFKMLEGDLMEEYKTFLITLHVETKDNIDLVTWTLEYEMLNDDVGHPISLLSFFIDLTKDIETHHINKP encoded by the exons ATGGGGTTAACTGGTAAGCTGGTAGCTGCAATAGAGTTCAAGGCTGGAGGAGACGTGTTTCATGAGCTGTTCAGGCACAAGCCCCACCATGTTTCCACAACCAGCCCTGGGAAAGTGCAAGGATGTGATTTGCATGAGGGTGAGTTTGGGCATGTTGGTTCCATCATTTGCTGGAAGTACACTCATG acggaaaaaagaaaactgcGAAACAATTGATTCAAAAAATCGACGAGGGGAAGAAGTTGATCGAGTTCAAGATGCTGGAAGGAGATCTGATGGAGGAATACAAAACCTTTCTCATAACGCTGCACGTCGAGACTAAGGACAACATTGATTTGGTTACATGGACGTTGGAGTATGAGATGTTGAATGACGACGTTGGGCACCCTATCTCCCTGCTATCCTTCTTCATCGATCTCACTAAGGACATCGAAACTCATCACATCAACAAACCCTAA
- the LOC105162070 gene encoding kirola-like isoform X3 produces the protein MGLTGKLVAAIEFKAGGDVFHELFRHKPHHVSTTSPGKVQGCDLHEGEFGHVGSIIRWKYTHDGKEKIAKQLIQTINEEKKLIEFKMLEGDLMEEYKTFLITLHIETKDGIDLVTWTLEYEMLNDDVGHPISLLSFIIDLTKDIETHHINKP, from the exons ATGGGGTTAACTGGTAAGCTGGTAGCTGCAATAGAGTTCAAGGCTGGGGGAGACGTGTTTCATGAGCTGTTCAGGCACAAGCCCCACCATGTTTCCACAACCAGCCCTGGGAAAGTGCAAGGATGTGATTTGCATGAGGGTGAGTTTGGGCATGTTGGTTCCATCATACGCTGGAAGTACACACATG ACGGGAAAGAGAAAATTGCGAAACAACTGATTCAAACCATCAACGAAGAGAAGAAGTTGATCGAATTCAAGATGCTGGAAGGAGATCTGATGGAGGAATACAAAACCTTCCTTATAACACTGCACATCGAGACTAAGGACGGCATTGATTTGGTTACATGGACATTGGAGTATGAGATGCTGAACGACGATGTCGGGCACCCTATCTCCTTGCTATCCTTCATCATCGACCTCACTAAGGACATCGAAACTCATCACATCAACAAACCCTAA